In one Sphingobacterium daejeonense genomic region, the following are encoded:
- a CDS encoding DUF3037 domain-containing protein, which translates to MGTKAGGALAQLDQTERFRWLTAKRSTLIQCSSVHPGLCVDAKETHQELFKKLVL; encoded by the coding sequence TTGGGCACTAAGGCTGGCGGAGCCTTGGCTCAATTAGATCAAACTGAAAGGTTCCGATGGTTAACCGCGAAACGAAGCACTTTAATCCAGTGTTCATCAGTACATCCGGGTTTATGTGTCGATGCCAAAGAAACCCATCAGGAGTTATTCAAGAAATTAGTACTATAA
- a CDS encoding DUF3037 domain-containing protein, giving the protein MHDRTLYEYAVVRLVPRVEREEFVNIGVLLYCRKQRYADILYHIDQERCSLLSPEIDFEQILVIWIRSNKYAWALRLAEPWLN; this is encoded by the coding sequence ATGCACGATAGAACTTTATATGAATATGCTGTTGTAAGGTTAGTTCCACGTGTAGAACGGGAGGAATTTGTGAATATTGGGGTTTTACTTTACTGTAGAAAGCAGCGTTATGCTGATATATTGTACCATATAGATCAAGAACGATGTTCCTTATTGAGTCCTGAGATTGATTTTGAACAGATTCTAGTCATCTGGATTCGATCAAACAAGTATGCTTGGGCACTAAGGCTGGCGGAGCCTTGGCTCAATTAG
- a CDS encoding HipA family kinase, with protein MLEIKSPEIREVEITRYIQPFREGGSLPGLVDADDGFSYVIKFRGAGQGKKALVAEFIGGELARFLGLRVPEMVYANLDEGFGRTEPDEEIQDLLKFSVGKNLGVSFLNGAITFDANVDDISAEEASKIVWLDGLLMNVDRTVKNTNMLIWHKELWLIDHGAALYFHHNWIIGKIRS; from the coding sequence ATGTTGGAGATAAAAAGTCCTGAGATACGGGAAGTTGAGATTACCCGCTATATTCAACCTTTTCGGGAGGGTGGATCTTTACCTGGTTTGGTGGATGCCGATGATGGATTTAGTTATGTGATAAAATTCAGAGGGGCAGGTCAAGGCAAAAAGGCATTGGTTGCCGAGTTTATTGGTGGAGAATTGGCTAGATTTTTAGGATTGCGAGTTCCTGAGATGGTTTATGCCAACCTGGATGAGGGGTTTGGAAGAACTGAGCCCGATGAAGAAATCCAAGATTTATTGAAATTTTCCGTAGGCAAGAACCTTGGTGTTAGTTTCCTGAATGGAGCAATAACCTTTGATGCGAATGTGGATGACATATCTGCAGAGGAGGCATCAAAAATTGTATGGTTGGATGGTTTATTGATGAATGTTGATAGGACCGTTAAAAACACCAATATGTTGATTTGGCATAAGGAATTATGGCTTATTGATCATGGTGCAGCTCTATACTTCCACCATAATTGGATAATTGGGAAGATACGGTCTTAA